A single uncultured Methanolobus sp. DNA region contains:
- a CDS encoding PQQ-binding-like beta-propeller repeat protein translates to MLGTSAIAEETNDTTWHQFHKDAEHSGFSPSTAPVSNTILWNTTDDINAIRTTSVVVAEGNVFVNCNDGYLRAIDITDGSFEWEADITGTGSVKWDSWATPAYNDGRIFSTLGQYTRCLDASSGTEIWNFSTSDNSCNGGPMIADGKVYVEDWNGCRYYCLDEGAGTEIWNFTVFGTPGSGGEDVGGARAQGCAAYKDGYVYLTSWYYHYSVNGSYEQGYVYCVDADTGVEQWMTVLTQNACGSVSFGDEEGVCYVTTYNFDGSGALYAINTSNGSILWETSIARTDCTPAYAYGNLYIAGGYQGGRLYCYNATTGDLSWSARGYEHYGLGDWTQSVAVADGVVFTGAMASSPTTVEDDGYSSYFWGFDRTYAVDANSGAILWKQEGGGASPAISEGTVYTVDDSGAVYAYGGGDESIDVVPSIECNSQAYKDVPLTVKVTVNNVGSTFTGDSVDVSLKVDGTEIDTDTIDFIGGGCYQSVSFEWTPTSTGAFSVEATVATTDDADSSNDADAVTVAVTEGEPELIPSAITPDHIYVNQPYEMTAIISNEGADIADSFDVTIKEGTTEIASGTIASLYPGEDAEFTFMWTASSSGTESLTVVVDYTGGTVIDDFSIDVEPETSIETFDIPDWPQFQKSWLHNGTVEDYTAKEAILKWDASEFNGSVDVTPIVVDDTVYVIASSGSLCAYEKYTGTLTWKKETEIGTIVSSTPAYGDGNIFAASYQGSLYAFDAEDGAKQWEVKVTNESFEMPITYYDHRIYIGDGPGSDAGTKYFYCFDDLGNYLWSYANYNSSGFIWDGAVIVGDYVVYPTYEGILVCLDRITGELVDEVDLSSSSDISFARSTPGVFRSSLVFNDGYLYITSESGQFYGFLWKIGFNENTGAFIDDGWSVQQGFSTSTPAILGDRIYVGHGEHGETGALNCFDTSGNLLWNYTLDEGVKSSPVVVSDSGMTFIYFSEAAEDGSLYCLVDMDDYAEVVWEYNPDDDDGYILQGVAISDGLVFFGTGERFYCVEGDWNPWNDISSTNGEYISIEEVVEAYNCWRFSNPATGTGSSVSIESVVEMYNAWRFNNLM, encoded by the coding sequence ATGTTAGGCACTTCTGCCATTGCAGAAGAAACAAATGATACAACATGGCATCAGTTCCATAAGGATGCTGAACACAGTGGTTTTTCGCCTTCAACTGCTCCTGTGTCCAACACAATATTGTGGAATACCACTGATGATATCAATGCTATCAGAACCACTTCTGTGGTTGTAGCAGAAGGGAATGTTTTCGTAAATTGTAATGATGGTTATTTAAGGGCAATTGATATCACTGATGGTAGTTTTGAATGGGAAGCTGATATAACCGGCACAGGTTCCGTTAAATGGGATTCCTGGGCAACACCTGCTTACAACGATGGTAGGATTTTCAGCACACTGGGCCAATATACAAGATGTCTGGATGCTTCAAGTGGTACTGAGATCTGGAATTTTTCCACATCTGATAATTCCTGTAATGGCGGTCCAATGATAGCAGATGGGAAAGTTTATGTTGAAGACTGGAATGGCTGTCGTTATTATTGCCTGGATGAAGGCGCTGGTACTGAGATCTGGAATTTTACTGTCTTTGGTACTCCTGGATCAGGAGGCGAGGATGTTGGCGGTGCAAGGGCTCAGGGATGTGCTGCCTACAAGGATGGGTATGTTTACCTGACAAGCTGGTATTATCACTATTCAGTAAATGGAAGTTATGAGCAGGGCTATGTGTATTGTGTTGATGCCGATACCGGTGTAGAACAGTGGATGACTGTATTAACACAGAATGCATGTGGTTCAGTGAGCTTTGGTGATGAAGAAGGCGTATGCTATGTTACAACTTACAATTTCGATGGTTCTGGAGCGCTCTACGCTATAAATACCAGTAATGGAAGCATACTCTGGGAAACAAGCATTGCAAGAACAGACTGCACTCCGGCTTATGCATATGGAAATCTGTATATAGCAGGTGGCTATCAGGGCGGACGTTTGTACTGTTACAATGCCACAACCGGTGATCTGTCATGGTCTGCCAGAGGCTATGAACACTATGGTCTAGGTGACTGGACTCAGTCTGTTGCAGTAGCAGATGGAGTTGTTTTCACAGGTGCTATGGCCTCCTCCCCTACAACTGTAGAAGATGATGGTTATAGTAGCTATTTCTGGGGATTTGATCGCACTTATGCAGTGGATGCTAATTCTGGTGCTATCCTCTGGAAACAGGAAGGTGGAGGTGCATCTCCTGCAATATCTGAAGGTACCGTATATACGGTAGATGATTCCGGTGCCGTATATGCGTATGGTGGCGGCGATGAGAGTATTGATGTAGTGCCATCCATTGAATGTAATTCCCAAGCATATAAGGATGTGCCACTAACTGTTAAAGTAACTGTCAACAATGTCGGTTCAACATTTACAGGAGATTCTGTAGATGTTTCTCTTAAGGTCGATGGTACCGAAATCGATACTGATACTATTGATTTTATAGGTGGTGGCTGTTACCAGAGCGTTTCATTTGAGTGGACACCAACATCTACAGGTGCTTTTTCAGTAGAAGCAACCGTTGCGACTACAGATGATGCAGATTCCAGCAATGATGCTGATGCAGTAACTGTAGCTGTTACTGAAGGTGAACCTGAGCTGATTCCTTCGGCAATAACTCCGGATCACATATACGTGAACCAGCCCTATGAGATGACAGCCATAATCAGCAACGAAGGAGCTGATATTGCTGATTCTTTTGATGTTACAATCAAAGAAGGAACTACAGAAATTGCAAGCGGAACTATTGCATCTCTCTATCCTGGGGAAGATGCAGAGTTTACTTTCATGTGGACAGCAAGTTCAAGTGGTACTGAATCTTTGACCGTAGTTGTTGATTACACAGGTGGTACTGTAATAGATGATTTCAGTATAGATGTAGAACCTGAAACTTCTATTGAGACATTTGATATTCCCGATTGGCCACAGTTCCAGAAAAGCTGGCTTCATAATGGTACGGTAGAAGATTATACTGCAAAAGAAGCAATCCTGAAATGGGATGCTTCTGAATTCAATGGCAGTGTGGATGTCACTCCAATAGTAGTTGATGACACGGTATATGTAATTGCTTCAAGTGGATCTTTGTGTGCTTATGAGAAGTATACTGGGACACTTACATGGAAGAAAGAAACCGAAATAGGTACGATTGTTTCCTCAACTCCTGCATACGGAGATGGAAACATATTTGCTGCAAGTTATCAGGGAAGTCTGTATGCTTTTGATGCCGAAGACGGAGCAAAACAGTGGGAAGTCAAAGTAACAAATGAGTCCTTTGAGATGCCGATCACTTATTATGATCACAGGATCTATATTGGTGATGGTCCTGGTTCAGATGCCGGAACCAAGTATTTCTACTGCTTCGATGACCTGGGCAACTATCTGTGGAGTTATGCAAACTATAATTCTTCAGGATTTATCTGGGACGGTGCTGTAATTGTTGGGGACTATGTTGTCTATCCTACATATGAAGGAATACTGGTATGTCTTGACCGTATCACCGGTGAGCTCGTTGATGAAGTAGATCTAAGTTCGAGTTCTGACATATCTTTTGCACGCTCTACACCAGGTGTCTTCCGTTCATCACTGGTATTCAATGACGGTTACCTTTACATCACTTCTGAAAGCGGTCAATTCTATGGTTTCCTCTGGAAAATAGGATTTAATGAGAATACCGGTGCGTTTATCGATGACGGCTGGAGCGTTCAGCAGGGATTCAGTACATCAACACCTGCTATTCTGGGCGACAGGATCTATGTAGGTCATGGTGAACACGGTGAAACCGGAGCATTGAATTGTTTTGATACATCCGGTAACCTGCTCTGGAACTATACACTTGATGAAGGTGTCAAATCATCTCCCGTAGTTGTTTCTGATTCCGGTATGACCTTTATCTATTTCTCAGAAGCAGCAGAGGATGGTTCATTGTACTGTCTGGTTGACATGGATGACTACGCAGAAGTGGTATGGGAGTATAATCCGGACGATGATGACGGTTATATTCTGCAGGGTGTAGCAATTTCAGATGGTCTTGTTTTCTTTGGCACAGGTGAGAGATTTTATTGTGTTGAAGGTGACTGGAACCCCTGGAATGATATCTCCTCGACCAATGGTGAGTACATCAGTATAGAAGAGGTCGTAGAGGCCTACAACTGCTGGCGTTTCTCCAATCCCGCAACAGGCACAGGCTCTTCTGTATCCATAGAGTCTGTTGTTGAGATGTATAATGCATGGAGGTTCAACAACCTGATGTAA